Proteins from a single region of Microbacterium sp. zg-Y818:
- a CDS encoding amidohydrolase family protein — MTVGGGDARLLGVMWGPFSQQPVDADIRDGRIVRVSPARPDRGRGASDAAGRQRVLAGIHDRHLHLFAMAAAAASLVCPADMSRAQWRDAVRAHAVGADGWLRVTGAHESFTGDLDARALDALRPDVPVRVQHRTGMVWMLNSAALGRLGPLDHEGIERDARGEPTGRIWRADAWLGERMPRRAPDLAAVGARLLRHGVTSVTDATPDLDASSLALLTDAVRRGDLPQRVTLLGAPLGWRVEEPRVQVGAFKIVLDEAALPELDTLAGDIARIHDAGRPVAVHCVTAASAHLLVLAWELAGTRRGDRIEHGSVLPPSVIARLATMRIEVVTQPGFLSARGDGYLRDVDPVDQPSLYPLRELRDAGVRSRFSSDAPYGPLDPARWLRSAVDRRSASGATVIPAQRLSWNEAVCALGVVPRVGDAADLIVVDDDLERTVRVDRSPLSPHRVMINGVDAPLEEMRKSLSGDIR; from the coding sequence GTGACGGTGGGCGGCGGTGACGCCCGGCTTCTCGGCGTGATGTGGGGTCCGTTCTCGCAGCAGCCCGTCGATGCCGACATCCGGGACGGCCGCATCGTCCGCGTCTCGCCCGCGCGCCCCGACCGCGGCCGAGGCGCTTCCGATGCCGCAGGCCGGCAGCGTGTGCTGGCCGGGATCCACGATCGGCACCTTCATCTGTTCGCCATGGCCGCGGCGGCGGCATCGCTGGTCTGCCCCGCGGACATGTCCCGAGCACAGTGGCGCGATGCGGTTCGGGCGCACGCGGTCGGCGCGGACGGGTGGCTCCGAGTGACCGGAGCGCACGAATCCTTCACGGGCGATCTGGACGCGCGTGCGCTGGACGCGCTGCGCCCCGACGTTCCGGTGCGCGTGCAGCACCGCACCGGGATGGTGTGGATGCTCAACAGCGCGGCGCTGGGACGCCTCGGGCCGCTCGATCACGAGGGGATCGAACGTGATGCCCGCGGTGAGCCCACCGGGCGGATCTGGCGGGCGGACGCGTGGCTCGGCGAGCGAATGCCTCGGCGTGCACCGGACCTCGCGGCCGTCGGCGCGCGACTGCTCCGTCACGGTGTCACATCCGTCACGGACGCGACCCCCGACCTGGATGCGTCGTCGCTGGCGCTGCTGACGGACGCGGTTCGCCGAGGCGATCTGCCGCAGCGTGTCACGCTCCTCGGCGCGCCCCTCGGCTGGAGAGTGGAGGAGCCCCGTGTGCAGGTCGGGGCGTTCAAGATCGTGCTCGACGAGGCCGCACTCCCTGAGCTGGACACGCTCGCGGGCGACATCGCCCGCATCCATGACGCGGGCCGCCCGGTCGCGGTGCACTGCGTCACGGCCGCCAGTGCGCACCTGCTGGTGCTGGCCTGGGAACTGGCGGGCACGCGTCGAGGGGACCGCATCGAGCACGGATCGGTTCTGCCGCCGAGCGTGATCGCCCGACTGGCGACGATGCGGATCGAGGTGGTCACGCAGCCGGGGTTCCTGTCCGCACGCGGTGACGGCTACCTGCGCGACGTCGACCCCGTCGATCAGCCGTCGCTGTACCCGTTGCGCGAGCTGCGCGACGCCGGCGTCCGTTCGCGGTTCTCCAGCGACGCGCCGTACGGGCCGCTCGATCCCGCTCGGTGGCTGAGAAGTGCGGTGGATCGGCGCAGCGCGTCCGGGGCGACGGTCATCCCGGCGCAGCGTCTCTCCTGGAATGAGGCGGTGTGCGCACTGGGCGTCGTACCGAGGGTCGGCGACGCAGCCGATCTGATCGTGGTCGACGACGACCTCGAGCGGACCGTTCGCGTCGATCGATCGCCGCTGTCTCCGCACCGCGTGATGATCAACGGCGTCGACGCGCCCCTGGAGGAGATGCGGAAATCGCTTAGTGGCGATATTCGATAA
- a CDS encoding AMP-binding protein, which yields MNVFMLLDMLADTDPERVIVGDRTVGLTYAALRDEARRAAGRLHAEGALPLVYVTVASEAYPIALFGAALAGTPFVPVSYRLATGPLGDILRDQSPALLVAEASVLALGADVAGREIVPVDARGFRAAIHDSASFDAAAPDDDEAPAVLLHTSGTTGKPKVAILRHRHLTSYVLSSVDFLSSPPDEAQLVAVPPYHIAGVAGMLTALYSGRRIVYLPNFDAAEWVRVAREQRITHAMVVPTMLARIVEVLAQTGQTLPDLRNLSYGGGRMPLSVVAPALDLLPHVDFVNGYGLTETTSSIAVLGPEDHRQAIASDDPAVRRRLGSVGRALPSVELIACDPAGRVLGPDERGELWVRGPQVSGEYSHSSVTDEDGWFHTNDAGWIDADGYVFVDGRLDDVIVRGGENLSPGEIEEVLTAHAAVAEAAVVGVQDDQWGEIAVAAVVAAPGYSVTEAELKSWVGAQLRSTRVPERVLFREALPYNETGKLLRRVLKTELMEAQHGA from the coding sequence ATGAACGTGTTCATGCTGCTGGACATGCTCGCGGACACCGACCCCGAACGCGTGATCGTGGGGGACCGCACCGTGGGACTGACCTATGCGGCCCTTCGCGATGAGGCGCGCCGAGCGGCCGGACGCCTCCACGCGGAGGGTGCGCTTCCCCTCGTGTACGTCACCGTCGCGTCGGAGGCATACCCGATCGCGCTCTTCGGCGCGGCGCTGGCCGGTACCCCGTTCGTGCCGGTGAGCTACCGGCTCGCCACCGGCCCCCTGGGCGATATCCTGCGAGACCAGAGCCCCGCTCTGCTGGTGGCCGAGGCAAGCGTCCTCGCCCTCGGGGCCGACGTGGCCGGGCGGGAGATCGTTCCGGTCGACGCTCGGGGGTTCCGTGCCGCCATCCACGACAGCGCATCGTTCGACGCCGCTGCGCCGGACGACGACGAAGCCCCCGCCGTGCTCCTGCACACCAGCGGCACGACCGGCAAGCCCAAGGTCGCCATCCTCCGGCATCGCCACCTGACCTCCTACGTGCTGTCGTCGGTCGACTTCCTCTCCTCGCCTCCCGACGAGGCGCAACTGGTGGCCGTGCCGCCCTACCACATCGCGGGTGTGGCGGGCATGCTCACCGCGCTCTACAGCGGCCGCCGCATCGTCTACCTTCCGAACTTCGACGCAGCCGAGTGGGTGCGCGTCGCCCGGGAGCAGCGGATCACCCATGCGATGGTCGTGCCCACCATGCTCGCGCGCATCGTCGAGGTGCTCGCGCAGACCGGCCAGACCCTGCCGGACCTGCGCAACCTCTCGTACGGCGGGGGGAGGATGCCGCTGAGCGTCGTCGCGCCCGCGCTGGACCTGCTGCCGCACGTCGACTTCGTCAACGGCTACGGACTCACCGAGACGACTTCGTCGATCGCGGTGCTCGGTCCCGAGGACCATCGGCAGGCGATCGCGTCGGACGACCCCGCCGTGCGCCGACGCCTCGGTTCGGTCGGGCGCGCGTTGCCGTCCGTCGAGCTCATCGCCTGCGACCCTGCCGGTCGCGTCCTCGGGCCGGACGAGCGCGGCGAACTGTGGGTGCGCGGACCCCAGGTCTCCGGAGAGTACTCGCACTCCTCCGTGACCGATGAGGACGGCTGGTTCCACACCAACGACGCCGGGTGGATCGACGCGGACGGCTATGTGTTCGTGGACGGGCGCCTCGACGACGTGATCGTGCGCGGCGGGGAGAACCTGTCGCCGGGAGAGATCGAGGAGGTGCTCACCGCGCACGCCGCAGTGGCGGAGGCGGCCGTGGTAGGTGTGCAGGACGACCAGTGGGGTGAGATCGCGGTCGCCGCGGTCGTGGCCGCGCCCGGGTACTCCGTCACCGAGGCGGAGCTCAAGAGCTGGGTGGGTGCGCAGCTGCGCAGCACGCGGGTCCCCGAGCGCGTGCTGTTCCGCGAGGCGCTCCCGTACAACGAGACGGGCAAGCTGCTGAGGCGCGTGCTGAAGACCGAACTGATGGAGGCGCAGCATGGCGCATGA